A region of the Salvelinus namaycush isolate Seneca chromosome 13, SaNama_1.0, whole genome shotgun sequence genome:
CTGTTCCCCCCCGTCTCTAACACAATGGGCCGATCAGCTGGTAAGGCATGGTTGCACAGGATTTTGAGCGCTTGGGAAGCTGCAGGTTGCAGAACTTTCTGTCTTGTGTGGATTTGAAAGTCAGGTATTTTCCTGACATCAAGCTTTGCATAATAGGAAGATGAGATAGTAGATTTGTTGATAATATGAATTTGAATATTATTAAAATGTAGGGGGGGAAACAAGAAGGGAAGCGCTGCTagggtacacaatagtaggtctCTGTAGATGCTCTGTCGTTGTGATGACTGCAGAGTGCATCACTTTCTCTGAATCATGAGCTGGAGTCCATCAAATCAAGAAAGAGTTTTATTTGTAATGAAAAATATCAGTGATCATTTGCTGCTTTACACAATATTTCCCCATAGGATATGTAGAGTCACGGTACATTGTAGATAAGTAAATACAAGCTACACAAATACTTGCCGTAAATAATATAATtgagttacacaatacattttttgaaaCTTTAGGATGATTTGGATATAAAGCGTGAATTATCCTAATATAGGTACCATTaacttgcattggatttgtgaCACAAATTCGaaaaagttagcatttgaaacagtggcaaggtaaacaaaaccaaagaaTGGGTTGCTGTCATACTtggtccatagactgcttacagggtaagaaaATCATTAATAAATTATCCCCAAATAGCAGGAACAGCACCATTTAGTGGTCAGGATGTAGGACCCAAGAACTTCAatgactaatttctctgaacagggaaAAAAAAACATCACTCaattcactgagaatacattacattggatgaagaaacaatactaaTAGCCACATGTCCATACTACTTGTCGAACAGAGAACTGACACTATATACTCGTTGTtggggtggggtgtggggggtCCGTGAATGGCTTTTGACCACTTCTTttgattcctcatgtcttacccaTTGTTAgaaaaagtttggtccaaatcggatgttaggtactataattattgaatattatatgaatcttataaattaaaatggccaatttagTGCAATAAATTAGCATCATTTCTCAGATATCAAATATTGTtccaacaaaataatgttgcaggaatgctaatgttaacagaaacaatttcagaacgATCTGAGACGGTGGGTGTCAAAATCCTCTTTCTTGGTCTTTTTTAGGTGGAAGGGCCCTGTAGCAACATTGCAGCAGTTTTTTCCAATCAGTGCATGATCATTCCTGAGTTCAGTCTTGGAACACATAAAAAAATACTACTTGTACACCAACGTATAAATGGAGGAAgattatttttttataaacagAAACAATATATGTACATGCATTTGAATCCGACTTGATTGTCTGGGCTGGCTGATGTCACCGATCTTATTCTCCAGTGAAGGTGGGGTTAGCCACGGTGGTGGTCGCGTTCATGAATAGTGGATTGTCTCCCTATTGAGAGGGATAGTAAATTACATATGATGAAAAATCAGTACTGTATGGAACTCAGAtatctggagtgataaatgtggTGTCTTGTTTTAAATAGCTGCTGTCTTTGCCAGCCATACATTTATAGCAAATCACAACATTGGCATGGATTTCGACTTACGCACAGTTACTGATCCAATCTTGCAAAAGCGCTTTATAAACAAGTCTCCACGGGTTCTGGAGACCACTGCTGTGCAGCTCTATCTATTCTCAAAGGGCCCGATCCCAATTAAGAATTTATGCCTTTCCTACGCATACCTTTCCTAGGCACTTCtcagtatttggtattcagaTTTACCTTATTTAGTCGAGTAACGCGCTCAGCAGGTGTGGCTACTTTGCGCACtctgaatacatttaattcaacCACTGTAAACCATGCCGCTTGCGGCCAACATATTTCCTcttggagttttcattcaatgggGTTTTCAGTACTTTTGTCTTAAGCCATTCCTTTAAATACGATGCACCTTTAATTAAAATTTTGTCGACAGACTCAATAGAATATATTGCGAGAACGGGTTCAGAATATAAGGgtcaatgaaagaaagccatctatGCATATTCGTCTCCGTTTCAGCACCAACTGGTAGATTTAAAAAAGGACTCTGATCTTGTAGCTTATTTAGGCACATTTTTGGGTTAGGAAAGTATGTATGAATCCTTTAAAAAAACTTGGAGAGCATTTACGCACAAAATACTGTACAGaaaatacagtggtttgattcCTTCTGAAAGTTACCATATTCAAGTTCAATCCATTAAATATTGGAATGTGGATAAAAGTACAATAAGGGATGAACAATAATCCTATAAATCTCCCCTAattctcactaatcatggaactgtatgaCAACGGTCCAGTCGTTGAGAAATAtgcgccaggctccaggtttaacctgctacagtacctgtggtctgagttccataatgattcaaataggctaaATGTCCTAAATTATTACACAACGTTGGCCTAAGATGATCCACTAATGCTAGCGACCCTCAAGAACAATTTACAAGGACATGAGAGGGGAAAGGAAGGTAAACggaatggaatgatgcaaaaATACATGTATGTGGGTATTACTGACAGTGGCTaccgatagtggctaatatttcacatgatacaaattgtaaaataaaatgGAGAAAAGTCTGGGCATGCATAcatcagcgtttcccaaactcggtcctctggACTCCAAAGggtgcacatttagtttttttgtcatagcactacacagctgattcaaataatcaagtAATCATCAAGCATTGCACCCTTTGGGGTCCCCACTAccgagttgggaaacactggcatACATAAATTCGGCAGGTTCGACCCTACATAAGCCTatagcttgggtctccaaatttcaTGCACACATATTATAAGGGTACACAATCAGAATTCTGATCGGCACTGCTATTTATATCCCATTTCACTGTGCAGTACATGTCATGTTGatatgattttcagtttgcttccatatGGCTGGTTTCACATTAGTGTCCAGGGATCATAAGGAAAAATAATCTAAAACAATTGCTATGCgtatttacaatccccttctccAAATGGATTACTAATTTACATCGCTCTTATCAATAGACCTTACAAAGTTGTACATTACAGTGCATGGAAAATTGTGCTGTTTCAACTGGTAGGTTCGCTAGAtcttattcatggtttcctcgcGCGTGAAAGGTGGTAGAATTATTAGGGAATTAATTCAAGGTCACATATTCATTTATTCAAGCTCCACTTCAAACTAATAGTGGGTGAATAGTATGttattctcatgcttaagttctTTGTCAGAATACACATAGAGAGAAAAGCGCATAAAAAGGGAATAATAAATCTGGGCCAAAGTGATGATTTCTATGAAGTAGCAAATGTCACTCACCGGCATCCACTTTCCTTTCTTCTGCTCATTCTCAAACCTGCGGAACTCCTTCAAGTCATTCAAGTAGAAGAGGGCTTTGATGATGAGCAGGATCACTAAGCCGATCAGGGCCACGGCCGCAATGGAGCCTCCAATGATGGCGTAGATGTTTGGCAACTCCGGACACTCTAAAACAATTATGACAGACATTAACAACCATACATTTTTAAGCAGTCCTGGAGGCTATAGCATGTTACGTTTACTGTGAAAACATTTGGTAGCAAACATCTCTCGGACACTGAGATTCAGATGCTTTCAGTGTGACTTGGAGGCTTTATCTTGATGCCCATCAAACAACGTGGTCAGTCAATTAAAACCCCAGCAGACATTTCTGTTTTCTGTGGGCAATGAAGGTAACATGGGGATACTTTTTAGTTGCACAAGACATACGTCTCTTACCTCTGGTCTTTAGTATCTGGGCGGTGTAGTTGTCCTCTCCATCCAACTGTTTAATGGTAAAGAACACCCGACAGTTCTCCACATCCCTCACGTCACAAGGCTTACCAGGTGGCAATGTCTCCACCATCTCAAATTCATTAATGCTCTTACAGGTCTGGGAGCAGTTCTTACTGAACGGGCCTGTCTGAAAGCCCAGACACTCGATGCACTTCCTGAAAATAGAAGAACAAGATAGAGAGTGGAAAAATTCCTTGCTCAACATTTTGTCTTCTCCCTTAAGGACTTCAACACATGCTTTGGTTCAAAAAACCCTCGTTTTGAGTAAGATGACAACACGCAGAAATTATATTTTTAAGTGCTACATTCTATTCTACCAGTCATCCTTTACGGTCAATGGTAACCATCTTTGTTTGTCCTATGGTTGTGATGCAATTTAACATGTACACGATAGATCCAACAACATTACCTAAAGGGGCCAGTGAAGACAGTGGTTGAGTGAGTGAAAAAGGTGGGCCCAGGCCGTCTTACCCCTTGGTTATACAGGGAGTCTGGCAGGCGGGACAGGTCAGACAGAAGGGCCGCTGGTAGCCCTCGATACACTTGCACTGGTTACACTGGCATGTGCCCCTGCCGCTGCACACACTCCCGCTTGGTGTGCGACACTGCTCGTCCGACTTCTTGCATTGGCAGGCGGTGCCTTCGTACTCGGGGTTGCATTCGCAATTTTTACAACGGCATTTCCCGTTCCCTTCAACACAGAGACGTGATTTTACGTCAGAATTCCTCTTTGTATTGTTTTAATACTTCACATGTGTACCCTCAGTCATAATGAGACTGTCATTAACAGATGGCAGGTGTAATTTCTATtgttatacagtacatgtactgtatatatatttccatCTATATTTCCAATGTTTCTGTATATATCtatctattttttatttattgataTTTTCATATATTTTATCAGACTGCACCTCCACACAGTTTGTTCTGAAACTTCTCGCAGCTCTCGTTTTCACACTCGCAGTGCGTGCCGTAGTAGGTGCTGCCACCTTGTAGGGCATAGCACTGGCAAATGCCACACACACAGTCCCCTCGTCCTTCGCACTCCGTGCCGTTGTCCTTTCGGCATGCCGCCCTCAGAGAGCTCTCGTCCTTCTCCCCAATGGAGCACTCGCACCTCTGACCCACGAAGCCGGCTTTGCAACTGCACAGAGTTGGGAGGAAATAGCCTACTGTACTGATTGCTTGTGAAGACTTTACATTTACAATAGATGGATCATATCAATCCATGTTTCTCAGAAGTCCCTTAGTTTTACGGGTGACTCAATGCACTTCTAGGAGGATGAAGGGGAGATCATGCATCATATATTGGATTCAATATGGACTATATCAACATAATTGGAAAATATTGTAAAACAAAAATGCATGCTATTTGTTTTATATCCCAGCCAGTGCCTGCCTTACCTGCACATGCCACAGTTGACTTTGCCCTTCCTGTCGCAGTCCTTGTGTTCCTCCTCCTTGGGGTCATCACATTCACACTCGCAGCGAGTCGACAAGCTCACCTTCAGCTTGTCTTTTATGCCCAATGGGCCAATCAGAAAAGACATCTCCCTGTCTATACATTCATCTGCCGTCACTGTTACGTTGAAAGACACCTGAGAGGAATTCAGGAGACGCAATGAGTAAATTTGTGGTATGGGTTTGGATAATGTTTTTTTGCTATTTATTATCATTTAACTAaatgggcctaaaatagtgtgtAAGAGTGTAAAAACATATTGTATAAGATCttacaaaatattttgctgtgactcttatgtggatgatgttaaaaatatgtgttggtctgatgtgattaataagtaGCATCCAGATACTTcaactgatgaatttatgaaattgcttcttccaattattcataaacatgcacctgttaagaaacagACTGTTGGAACTGTTAAGGCTcaatggattgatgaggaattgaaaaactgtgtggttgaaagagatggggcaaaaggagtggctaataagtctggctgcacatctgactggctgacttactgcaaattgagaaatgatgtaaCTAAactaaaaaaataagaaaaagaaACTGTATTATAAaaccaagatcaatgatataaagaatgatggaaaaaaactttggagtactttaaatgaaattatgggcagtaAAACAAATTAAattccatctttcatcgaatcagatggcttactcaccaattattttaatgattacttcattaCATGTAGCAACGTgtgcaaacttaggcaggaaatgccaacaacgaacagtgagccattGTATTCGTGCATAAAAAAAactatgaaagaaaagcattgcaagtttgaattttgtaaagttagtgtgggagaggtgaaaAATGATTGTTATCGATCAACAATGACAAACCTCTTGGCATTGATAACTTAgctggaaagctactgaggatggtagctgactctatagccactcatatctgtcatgtctttcatcTGAGCCTacaggaaagtctttgtcctcaggcctggagggaagccaatgTAATttcgctacccaagagtggtaaagcggcctttactggttgaaacagcagacctatcagttTGCTGCCAGCTCTGAGCAAACAATTGGAAATAATtatgtttgaccaaatacaatgctatttctctgtaaacaaattaacaacaaactttcagcatgcttatagagaagggcattcaacatgtactgcactgacacaaatgaatgttgattggttgaaagaaattgataataagaagattgtgggagctgtactgttagatttcagtgcagcctttgataatATTGACCATAATCTGTTGTTctaaaaacatacagtaccagtcaaaagtttggacacacctactcattcaagggtttttctttattttgacaattttttacattgtagaataacaatgaaggcatcaaaactatgaaataacacaaacggaatcatgtagtaaccaaaaatgttaaataaatcaaaatatattttatatatgagattcttcaaagtagccaaccttggccttgatgacagctttgcacactcttggcattctctcaaccagcttcatgaggtagtcacctggaatgaatttcaaataacaggtgtgccttgataaatgttaatttctttccttcttaatgcatttgagccaaacaattgtgttgtgacatggtagttgtggtatacagaatattgccctatttgataaaagaccaagtccatattatggcaagaacagctcaaataagcaaagagaaacaacagtccatcactacttcagtcaatccgtaaaatttcaggaactttgaaagtttcttcaagtgcagtcgcaaaaaccatccagcgctatgatgaaactggctctcatgaggaccgccacaggaaaggaacacccagaattacctctgctgcagaggataagttcattagagttagaaattggagcccaaataaatgcttcacagagttcaagtaacagacacatctcaacatcaactattcacaggagactgtgtgaatcagatcttcatggtcgaattgctgcaaagaaaccactactaaaggacagcaataataagaagagacttccttgggccaagaaacacgagcagtggacattagactggtggaaatctgtcctttgttctgatgagtccaaatgtgagatttttggttccaactgccatgtctttgtgagacacagagtaggtgaacggatgatctccccatgtgtggttcccaccatgaagcatggaggaggaggtgtgatggtgctatgctggtgacactgtctgtgatttatttagtattcaaggcacacttaaccagcatgacttccacagcattctgcagcgatacgccatcccatctggtttgcgctgagTGGGACTActatataatttgtttttcaacacgacaatgacccaacacacctccaggctgtgtaagagctatttgattaagaaggagagtgatggagtgctgcatcagatgacctggcctccacaatcacccgacgtcaacccaattgagatagtttgggatgagttggaccgcaccgcagagtgaagtaaaagcagccaacaagtgctcagcatatgtgggaactccttcaagactgttggaaaagcattccaggtgaagctggttaagagaatgccaagagtgtgtataGCTGAATCAAgccaaagtgtggctactttgaagaatcgaaaatctaaaatatatttggtttgtttaacccttttttggttactacatgattccatatgtgttatttcatagttttgatgtcttcattattattctacaatgtataaaatagtaaaaataaagaaaaacccttcaatgagtagctgtgtctaaacttttgactggtactgtatgtgttatggctttttaacctctgccatattgtggattcagagctatctatctaatagaactcaacgggttttctttaatggaagcttctctattgtcaaacatgtaaagtgtggtgtaccacagggcagctctctaggccctctactctatTATATTTTTACCAATGAACTGCCACatgcattaaacaaagcatgtgtgtccatgtatgctgaggattcaaccatatacacatcagcaaccacagctaatgaagtcactgaaacccttaaaaaagagttgcagtctgttttggaatgggggGGCAGTAATAAACTGATCCTGAACATCTCTTAAACTAAGAGAATTGtttttggtacaaatcattccctaagttctaaaCCTCACCTGAAACTGGTAATGAATGGGGTGGCTGTTGAAccagttgaggagactaaattacttagtgttaccttagattgtaatcTGTCATGGTAAAACATaaagattcaatggttgtaaagatggagaGACGTCTGTcagtaataaagagatgctcagctttttttgacaccacactccaaaaagcaagtcctgcagtctctagttttgtcttatcttgattattgtccagtcgtgtggtcgagtgctgcaaggaaaggcgtagttaagctgcagctggcccataacagagcggcacgtcttgcttttcattgtaatcagagggctgatataaatactatgcatactgtaccagtctctcttggctgtgagttgaggagagactgactgcatcacttcctCTTTTTAGAAGAAACATTAATATGTtgaaaatctatgttttgttgcatagtcaacttacacacagctctgaaacacacacttaccccaccagacatgccaccaggggtcttttcacagtccccaaatccagaacaaattcaagaaagcgtacagtgtTATATAGagacattattgcatggaactccgttccatctcatattgctaaattaacagcaaacctggtttcaaaaaacagataaagcaacacttcACGGCATAACGCCTCTCCCCTAtatgacctagatagtttgtgtgtatgtattgatatgtaggctacgtgtgcttTTTTaaaattgatgtagttctgtccttgagctgttcttgtctattaatgttctgtattatgtcatgtttcatgttttgtgtggaccccaggaagagtagctcctgcttttgcaacagctaatggggatcctaataaaattccAAATACCAAAGTATAACACTTTATAATAAATGTCACTAATTAGCCATTCTGTTTATTATATTGCTTATAATTACTATAAATGTACATAAGTGTTTACAAAAAATGAAATACATATTACTGTTTTATCAATAGTTGATTAATACTTCAGTTATTATCAAGTGTTACCATATACTTTTTTGGTATGTGATAGTCTTTTACTTCTGAGCTCTTACCAAATCTCCTACTTTGACGTTATCACAGACCCCCTTGTCCCCCGCGGGTCCCCCTCCAGGACAGAGTGGAGTGTAAGTGACTCTCACATTGTCAGGGAGAGCATCATGAGTCACCGTCACTTTGGAGGAGAGCCTCTGTGTCAGACACAAAACCGTCTCAGAGTTGACACCAATGCTAAGTCACcagaaataaaacatcccaagcAAATCCAAACGGACACTTTATTACTAGAGATACTAGAGGTTTATGATAAAAATCAAGTAAGGTTCTACACATTAAACACATAATTATTGGAGTACcatcttttttttaaagaaatctgTTAAATGAATAAGAAAAAATTGTAAATATCTGAATAAGAATTAAATATTGTAAATGTCTTACATTGTAGGCAGCTTGGATCAATTCAACAACATTTTTGGAGTCCTCTGACAATACTCCCACCTCAGACTTGGGGATCATTCTACTGAGTTCCTGGAAGATAGTTAGGCGAGACGACAACACATCACAATCGaatcaagtacattttccctcaacagAGTATTTTtttgttgggggggtgggggtggtcaTGCGTACTGTGAGAGTTATTTAGGATACTCTTCATTATTATGTGGCAGTATTAATAAGTTACTGCATTACATATGTTGGCGTTTATAACAATAGAAAAACTGAGGAAGAAAaaaagatagaaagaaagagtCCACTTACCCTGTATACCTTCTCCATGTTCTTCGTCACAGCAAAGATTGGTTGAATGTTGTTCTTCTCTAACTGTGTAGCCACTTGACCAACAGATGGATAGTCCTACATACAGAGACACTTTTACAACCTCAACAATGTAATTGTTTAGGGCCAAAAGGGTTGGAATATACAGGTTTTAGTTCAGTCCAGTCATGCTGTTGCATTCATTACGTATTTTTTATATTCTCTTACGGTATTTTTCATATCCAGTACAGTATATCAAAGTCTTGGTTGAGGACCAATCATATTGATCTGAATGTGTCCCATGTCACCATCACATACCATGTCATTGCTCTTAGTGTACAGCTTGTTGTCCATGTAACATCTCTCGTCGTTGGGCTCCAGTATGCCAGCCAGCTTGCCATCCCCTGCCATGTGGAAGCCATCATCGGTGGTCAGGACGATTAGCCGAGTGCTACTATTCCTCCAGCCAATCCTGTCCTGTGGAAAACAATTGGAGGCTTCATGTAAAATGGATGGAAAAGATGCAAAAAAGTCTACACCCCACATTGGAGTTTTTTGGAGTCACACTCACAGAGGAAGTGTGAgtcacttttcttttttttttttactgttcccGCATGCAAGCCTCATGCAGTGCTATGTTCAGCCTATCATGTGTGAGGGAGTGTTGTGTCTGAAGACAGCAAAAAGAGATTGGTGTTACAGAAGTGGACTACTTCACcatctatctacagtatgtacTTATCTATGATACACAATGCTGCTTTGACAATAGGTTAACCAAACATTATATTGATGTTCAATGTCAGTATGTTGATAGAACGTTGGTTCAACCAATTTTTGCCCTGTGGGATTAGACTACTCTTACCCCACATACTGCAGCCTGCATGATGGCGTCCAGCGTCCCTTCAGGGGAGTCCAAGTTCCCAGAGATGCGCTGCTTGTCTACCTCCTTTTTAAAGTCAGCTTCGTTCTCTGTCATGCTAAGAACATGCCTGTAGCCAAAGGCAGGTTGACAGAACTGCTCCTTTTCGGCGCATGGCTTCTTCAGCTTCTCTGGGTTGGTGTTAGTGAAAGGCAGGACAGTCTTGTCTACGAAAGAGCCGAAGCCTGCAGCAAAAGATAAAGGTTATAAAAATAAGATTCATGGACACTCATAGATAGATTAGGAATTGAGGCTGAGACAGACcttggttcaaatactatttgaaatcatttgaaATACTTTAGCTCTGCTGTTGGAATGGAATTAATAAAAATGTCCCAAAAGGGTAAATCTTACCAACCTGGCACCCAAGGTATGCTACACCAAATGCAAATAAAAGAGTAAAATAATATTTGATGATATCACCTATTCGCCCTTGTTTTGTGATGCCTTGCAGAGCTTTAAAGAGCTCGTTTCCCAGAGTCTTGATGCTCCTCAGATCGTCCTCCATGGAGTAGGAGAGATCCATCAGGTAGTAGAGATCAACAGGATAGCCCTCCACTCTCCGAAAGTCCAGCTTGAACGTCCGAGGCAGCCCTGAACAAAGCAAACTCAAGGTGAAAACTGAAATCTCAAGCACATAAAAACATGTAAAGTCAAAAGTACATGATGATAATGTGATATGATGAAATTTTGGTTATTTATTTGCTATTTTAAGATAATTTCATTCTGTTTGATTACTTAGGGCTACTTTTAATATGTTCCAGCCATAGAGTTGGACAGAGGGCATAAAGCCAAGGTTAGGTATTTACTGCCATATGCAGTTATGGAATGATTGCTGAGGAGTTTAATTAATTGGCAGATCCCTGGTGGTGACCTGGATGTAATtctgtgatccttccttaacccataggaagt
Encoded here:
- the LOC120058197 gene encoding integrin beta-2-like, whose protein sequence is MYTCVSLLLLLMGRGVLSQEVEVCSKTVINSCSDCIRSGAYCTWCKQLNFTKPGEQEAARCDTRAQLEERGCKEKDIISPQNTLTVTKNTALSTDAFVKDEPIQLRPQEVNLKLRPGLPRTFKLDFRRVEGYPVDLYYLMDLSYSMEDDLRSIKTLGNELFKALQGITKQGRIGFGSFVDKTVLPFTNTNPEKLKKPCAEKEQFCQPAFGYRHVLSMTENEADFKKEVDKQRISGNLDSPEGTLDAIMQAAVCGDRIGWRNSSTRLIVLTTDDGFHMAGDGKLAGILEPNDERCYMDNKLYTKSNDMDYPSVGQVATQLEKNNIQPIFAVTKNMEKVYRELSRMIPKSEVGVLSEDSKNVVELIQAAYNRLSSKVTVTHDALPDNVRVTYTPLCPGGGPAGDKGVCDNVKVGDLVSFNVTVTADECIDREMSFLIGPLGIKDKLKVSLSTRCECECDDPKEEEHKDCDRKGKVNCGMCSCKAGFVGQRCECSIGEKDESSLRAACRKDNGTECEGRGDCVCGICQCYALQGGSTYYGTHCECENESCEKFQNKLCGGNGKCRCKNCECNPEYEGTACQCKKSDEQCRTPSGSVCSGRGTCQCNQCKCIEGYQRPFCLTCPACQTPCITKGKCIECLGFQTGPFSKNCSQTCKSINEFEMVETLPPGKPCDVRDVENCRVFFTIKQLDGEDNYTAQILKTRECPELPNIYAIIGGSIAAVALIGLVILLIIKALFYLNDLKEFRRFENEQKKGKWMPGDNPLFMNATTTVANPTFTGE